One stretch of Acidobacteriota bacterium DNA includes these proteins:
- a CDS encoding 3-hydroxyacyl-CoA dehydrogenase NAD-binding domain-containing protein — protein sequence MSELVTLTRQDGIGIITVNNPPVNALSPGVPEGIAAAVEEIERDETLKGGILIGSGQTFIAGADIKEFGKITSGERREGVGLVPVLYKIESSSKPLVAAIHGTALGGGLEVAMAFHYRVAVPAAQVGQPEVNLGIIPGAAGTQRLPRLAGVAKAVEMCAFGAPIKAGEALKVGIVDKVIDGDLLSGAIEFLQEKIASGETPRRTRDFIDKLGDETTNAEIFAQARKQAAKVRRGQPAAIAAIDAVEAATQLSFEEGCKREEELFVKCLFSTESKAMIHAFFGERAVGKIPGIGKDVQTYEIKKAAVIGAGTMGGGIAMNYANAGIPVLLKETSQELLDKGLAVIRKNYQNSVNKGRFPQEVMDKRMGLITPTTTYDGFEEVDIVTEAVFENMALKKEVFGELDKICKPTCILASNTSTLDIDEIASATSRPQMVIGNHYFSPANVMRLLEIVRGKATSNEVIATSMGLAKKLKKVGVLVGNCRGFVGNRMLGPYGREALFLIEEGATPEQVDGALYEFGLAMGYLSMSDLAGVDVGWRVRQEAKHLEKPGLRYPIIADRLYELGRYGQKTGAGFYKYDENRNRISDPEIEAMFKQMATEAGIEQRDISKEEIIERTMYALINEGAKILEEGIALRAVDIDIIYLNGYGFPVWRGGPMFYADTVGLKKVYDRISEFHAEHGEHWEPAPLLKQLADQGKTFADFDKGNIAKSA from the coding sequence ATGAGCGAACTCGTTACCTTAACCAGACAAGATGGAATTGGCATTATTACTGTCAACAACCCGCCGGTAAACGCCTTGAGTCCCGGCGTTCCCGAAGGCATCGCTGCCGCCGTCGAAGAAATCGAACGCGATGAAACGCTCAAGGGCGGCATTCTCATCGGTTCAGGGCAAACTTTCATTGCCGGCGCCGACATTAAAGAATTTGGGAAAATCACCTCCGGTGAACGCCGCGAAGGCGTCGGACTGGTTCCCGTTCTATATAAAATCGAAAGTTCCTCAAAGCCGCTCGTCGCGGCTATTCATGGGACTGCGCTTGGCGGCGGACTGGAAGTCGCGATGGCTTTTCATTATCGCGTCGCGGTTCCCGCTGCACAGGTCGGTCAACCGGAAGTCAACCTCGGCATCATTCCCGGCGCTGCCGGAACCCAACGTCTGCCAAGACTCGCAGGCGTCGCCAAAGCCGTTGAGATGTGCGCCTTCGGCGCGCCGATTAAAGCCGGTGAAGCATTGAAAGTCGGCATTGTTGACAAAGTAATTGATGGCGATTTGCTCAGCGGCGCAATCGAATTTTTACAGGAAAAAATCGCCAGCGGTGAAACGCCGCGCCGCACCCGCGATTTTATTGACAAACTCGGTGATGAGACGACCAACGCAGAAATTTTCGCACAGGCGCGCAAACAAGCCGCTAAAGTCCGTCGCGGTCAACCCGCTGCGATTGCCGCGATTGATGCGGTTGAAGCGGCAACCCAATTATCTTTTGAAGAAGGTTGCAAACGCGAAGAAGAACTCTTTGTCAAATGCCTCTTCTCAACCGAGTCGAAAGCCATGATTCATGCGTTTTTCGGTGAACGCGCAGTCGGAAAAATTCCCGGCATCGGCAAAGACGTGCAAACTTACGAAATCAAAAAAGCCGCAGTCATCGGCGCAGGCACGATGGGCGGTGGCATCGCCATGAATTATGCCAACGCCGGGATTCCGGTTTTACTCAAAGAAACGTCGCAGGAACTTTTGGACAAAGGCTTGGCGGTGATTCGCAAAAACTATCAGAACTCGGTCAACAAAGGTCGTTTCCCGCAGGAAGTCATGGATAAACGCATGGGGTTGATTACCCCGACGACAACTTATGATGGCTTTGAAGAAGTTGACATCGTTACCGAAGCGGTCTTTGAAAACATGGCATTGAAAAAAGAGGTTTTCGGTGAACTCGATAAAATCTGCAAACCGACCTGCATTCTGGCGTCAAATACTTCAACGCTTGATATTGATGAAATCGCTTCGGCAACCTCGCGCCCGCAGATGGTTATCGGGAATCATTATTTCAGTCCGGCAAATGTCATGCGATTGTTGGAAATCGTGCGCGGTAAAGCCACCAGCAACGAAGTGATTGCCACATCGATGGGACTGGCTAAAAAACTCAAGAAAGTTGGCGTTTTAGTTGGCAATTGTCGCGGCTTCGTTGGCAATCGTATGCTTGGACCTTATGGACGCGAAGCGTTGTTCCTGATTGAAGAGGGCGCAACGCCCGAACAGGTTGACGGCGCGTTGTATGAATTCGGACTCGCGATGGGCTATCTTTCGATGAGCGACCTCGCGGGCGTTGATGTCGGCTGGCGTGTGCGTCAAGAGGCAAAACATCTGGAAAAACCCGGATTGCGTTATCCGATTATTGCAGACCGGTTGTATGAACTTGGTCGTTACGGTCAGAAAACCGGCGCAGGGTTTTACAAATATGATGAGAACCGCAACCGGATTTCCGACCCGGAAATTGAAGCAATGTTCAAACAGATGGCAACCGAAGCCGGAATCGAACAACGCGACATCAGCAAAGAAGAGATTATCGAGCGAACGATGTATGCATTAATTAACGAAGGCGCAAAAATTTTAGAAGAAGGCATCGCGCTGCGCGCCGTTGACATAGATATTATTTACCTGAACGGTTACGGCTTCCCTGTGTGGCGTGGGGGCCCGATGTTTTATGCCGACACGGTCGGACTCAAAAAAGTCTATGACCGCATCTCAGAATTCCACGCCGAGCACGGCGAACATTGGGAACCGGCACCGCTACTCAAACAACTTGCTGACCAAGGCAAAACCTTCGCCGATTTCGACAAAGGCAACATCGCGAAATCCGCCTAG
- a CDS encoding cytochrome c encodes MKTRLLVILISFVVLFSTGFFATTRESSAASPTFSKDVAPILYKNCATCHRAGSIAPMSLFTYQETRPWSKSIREQVITGQMPPWHATDPHGTFLNDRRLSEAEKDILVRWVDAGSPQGNPKDLPQPPSFSDDWEIGKPDVVLSMANEYTVPEDGTISYQYFPVPTKFKEDKWIQAIEVKPGARSVVHHVLVFVREPDGKGRPMPFKQVIPNFSISRGGAGSLIATTAPGTNAMTYKPGEAILVKAGAVLLLQMHYTTNGTAAKDKTSVGMIFAKQPPQMEIITSAFINPMFVIPPGASNHQVDSAIEFTEDSHILGLVPHTHLRGKSWSYRLVFPDGRKENVLSVPKYDFNWQTYYMFAKPLAAPKGARLEATAHYDNSTANLFNPDPRATVRWGDQTWEEMQYTGITYTIDKPKSQITTQGNR; translated from the coding sequence ATGAAAACTCGATTGTTGGTCATTTTGATTTCTTTTGTGGTTCTATTCTCAACCGGGTTTTTCGCGACAACCCGCGAGTCGAGTGCAGCTAGTCCAACTTTTTCAAAAGATGTAGCGCCGATTCTCTATAAAAATTGCGCAACTTGTCACCGGGCAGGAAGCATTGCGCCAATGTCTTTGTTCACCTATCAGGAGACTCGCCCCTGGTCGAAATCCATTCGCGAACAAGTCATCACCGGGCAGATGCCGCCCTGGCATGCGACCGACCCTCACGGAACCTTTTTAAATGACCGACGATTGAGCGAAGCTGAAAAAGATATTCTGGTTCGTTGGGTAGATGCTGGCTCTCCGCAAGGCAACCCAAAAGATTTACCGCAGCCGCCATCATTTTCTGATGATTGGGAAATCGGTAAACCCGATGTGGTTTTAAGTATGGCGAATGAATACACCGTTCCCGAAGATGGCACAATCTCTTATCAATACTTTCCAGTGCCGACCAAATTCAAAGAAGATAAATGGATACAAGCAATCGAAGTCAAACCCGGCGCGCGCAGTGTGGTTCACCATGTCCTGGTGTTTGTCCGTGAACCGGATGGCAAAGGGCGTCCGATGCCCTTCAAACAGGTGATTCCCAATTTTTCGATTTCGCGTGGTGGCGCGGGTTCATTGATTGCCACCACCGCACCGGGAACCAATGCGATGACCTACAAACCGGGCGAGGCAATATTAGTGAAAGCCGGGGCGGTGTTGCTTTTACAAATGCATTACACTACTAACGGAACGGCTGCAAAAGACAAGACCAGCGTTGGAATGATTTTCGCCAAACAACCGCCGCAGATGGAAATTATCACCAGCGCCTTTATCAATCCCATGTTCGTTATTCCTCCGGGAGCCAGTAATCATCAGGTTGATTCGGCAATCGAATTCACCGAGGATTCGCATATTCTGGGACTGGTTCCTCATACACACTTGCGAGGCAAAAGCTGGTCTTATCGTTTAGTCTTTCCCGATGGTCGAAAAGAAAATGTGCTGTCGGTTCCGAAATATGATTTCAACTGGCAAACCTACTATATGTTTGCCAAACCGTTGGCTGCGCCAAAAGGAGCCAGGCTTGAAGCAACCGCTCATTACGACAATTCAACTGCCAATCTATTTAATCCCGATCCCAGGGCGACAGTGAGGTGGGGCGATCAAACGTGGGAAGAGATGCAATATACCGGCATCACCTACACGATTGATAAACCGAAAAGCCAAATCACGACCCAGGGTAATCGTTAA
- a CDS encoding HAD family hydrolase: MTEISVINDIDIIAFDADDTLWHNESIFYSTHDRFKALLSKYHDEAWIADRLYKTESRNILHFGYGVKGFTLSMIETAIELSEGRITATEIQNLIEIGKEMMNAPVELLDGVYESVATLAQSYELMLITKGDLFHQEAKIARSGLGDFFSRIEVVSEKEQRVYERIIRKHHIAPQHFVMIGNSLKSDILPVVAIGGIAIHIPYKTEWIHERVSENELTGKHFLTVEHISHLPNLFSK, translated from the coding sequence ATGACAGAAATCTCCGTTATCAATGACATAGATATTATCGCTTTCGATGCGGACGATACGCTCTGGCATAACGAGTCGATTTTTTATTCAACGCACGACCGCTTCAAAGCGTTACTCTCGAAATATCACGATGAAGCGTGGATTGCCGACCGGCTTTACAAGACTGAATCGCGCAACATCCTGCATTTCGGTTACGGCGTAAAGGGATTTACCCTGTCGATGATTGAAACCGCGATTGAACTTTCCGAAGGTCGCATCACCGCTACAGAAATTCAAAACCTCATTGAAATCGGCAAAGAGATGATGAACGCGCCGGTTGAACTCCTGGATGGAGTTTATGAATCAGTAGCAACGCTCGCGCAATCCTATGAATTGATGCTCATCACTAAAGGCGACCTGTTTCATCAGGAAGCGAAAATCGCGCGTTCGGGTCTTGGCGATTTTTTCAGTCGCATCGAAGTTGTCAGTGAAAAAGAACAGCGTGTTTATGAGCGCATCATCCGTAAACACCACATTGCCCCGCAACATTTTGTTATGATAGGAAACTCTTTGAAATCCGACATCCTCCCTGTCGTTGCCATCGGTGGAATCGCCATTCACATTCCCTACAAAACCGAATGGATTCATGAGCGAGTTTCCGAAAACGAATTGACCGGCAAACATTTCCTCACGGTTGAACACATCAGCCATTTGCCGAATTTGTTTTCAAAGTAA
- a CDS encoding GNAT family N-acetyltransferase, which yields MQPQSQVFLQDKIMQLANALPDIPRFVETRGMLRSHACEIFGLSEGKILSFVVRSLQTGLIAVIGTPSVQAIKRAVQQNTQQNAVLAFDDNIRVVAESLSGWKVERAILHQRINSIRLADVPKNTVRYLNAEEIRDNAEIPAGLKNELIIAAKATSVAATIIDDKPVSFCYAGWETETLWDVSIDTLKAYRGHGHALACVTFLINEMNARNKQPVWGAVESNAASLKLAKKLFFEPVDALFVFEH from the coding sequence ATGCAACCACAAAGTCAGGTCTTTTTACAGGATAAAATCATGCAGTTGGCGAATGCTCTGCCGGACATTCCCAGATTCGTCGAAACGCGCGGCATGTTACGTTCCCACGCTTGCGAAATTTTCGGACTGAGCGAAGGAAAAATACTCAGTTTTGTTGTTCGCAGTTTGCAAACCGGTTTGATTGCGGTGATCGGCACCCCTTCCGTTCAAGCCATCAAACGCGCCGTGCAACAAAACACTCAGCAAAACGCGGTTCTGGCTTTCGATGACAATATTCGCGTGGTCGCCGAAAGTTTATCCGGTTGGAAAGTTGAACGCGCCATTTTGCATCAGCGAATCAACTCGATTCGTTTAGCCGATGTGCCGAAAAACACTGTGCGTTATTTGAATGCCGAGGAGATTCGCGACAATGCCGAAATACCTGCGGGATTAAAAAACGAATTGATAATTGCCGCGAAAGCCACCAGTGTGGCGGCTACCATCATTGATGATAAACCGGTGTCATTCTGTTATGCGGGATGGGAAACCGAAACGCTTTGGGATGTGTCGATTGACACCCTGAAAGCTTATCGCGGTCATGGTCACGCGCTCGCCTGTGTGACTTTCCTAATCAATGAAATGAATGCGCGAAATAAACAGCCGGTTTGGGGCGCGGTTGAATCGAACGCCGCGTCTTTGAAACTCGCAAAAAAACTTTTCTTTGAGCCGGTTGATGCGCTCTTTGTATTTGAACATTAA
- a CDS encoding thiolase family protein: protein MREAVIVDSVRTALCKSFRGSFNLTRPEDLLAHVIKSVMERNPQVAKEEVEDVIVGCGQPHGKQGNNVARVSTLLAGLPASTAAITINRFCSSGLQSVAYAAHQILNEGVDVAIGGGLESITMMSRDYDPHPVALEKYPGVYMVMGDTAEVVAKRYNISRQSQDELSLLSQQRTARAQAEGLFNDEIVPMQVTRGIFDKKTGEIVEKQEFVADKDECNRPDTTIEGLLALKPHFDQTSGQGTVTAGNSSQLSDGASATLVMSRERADKLGLKYKMIFRGFNVAGCEPDEMGIGPVFAVPKLLKRFGLQVDDVDVYELNEAFAVQVVYCRDRLGINPEKLNPNGGSIAIGHPFGMTGSRLVGTIANEMLRRKHKWGVVTMCIGGGQGAAGLFEACN, encoded by the coding sequence ATGAGAGAGGCAGTCATCGTAGATAGTGTCAGAACCGCGTTATGCAAATCATTTCGTGGCTCTTTCAATTTAACTAGACCCGAAGATTTATTGGCACACGTTATCAAATCGGTTATGGAGCGCAACCCCCAGGTTGCCAAAGAAGAGGTTGAAGATGTGATTGTCGGGTGCGGGCAACCACACGGAAAACAGGGCAACAATGTTGCACGGGTTTCTACCTTACTCGCAGGACTCCCGGCTTCAACCGCCGCCATCACCATCAATCGTTTCTGTTCATCCGGTTTGCAATCGGTCGCCTATGCCGCACATCAAATTCTCAACGAAGGCGTTGATGTAGCCATTGGCGGCGGACTCGAAAGCATTACCATGATGAGCCGCGATTATGACCCGCATCCAGTGGCGCTGGAAAAATATCCAGGGGTTTATATGGTGATGGGCGACACCGCCGAAGTCGTCGCCAAACGTTATAACATCAGCCGCCAGTCGCAGGATGAATTATCACTGCTCAGTCAACAACGCACGGCACGCGCGCAAGCCGAAGGCTTGTTCAATGATGAAATCGTGCCGATGCAGGTGACGCGCGGCATTTTCGATAAGAAGACCGGCGAGATTGTTGAAAAACAGGAATTCGTCGCCGATAAAGACGAGTGCAATCGTCCCGACACCACAATTGAAGGGTTGCTGGCGCTCAAACCGCACTTTGACCAGACCAGTGGACAAGGCACAGTCACTGCCGGAAACTCATCGCAACTTTCCGATGGCGCTTCGGCGACGCTGGTGATGTCCAGGGAACGCGCCGATAAATTGGGACTCAAATACAAAATGATTTTCCGTGGCTTCAATGTCGCGGGTTGTGAACCCGATGAAATGGGCATCGGACCCGTTTTTGCGGTGCCGAAATTATTAAAACGGTTCGGGCTGCAAGTCGATGACGTAGATGTTTACGAACTCAACGAAGCGTTCGCGGTTCAAGTCGTCTATTGCCGCGACCGTCTCGGCATCAATCCTGAAAAATTAAATCCCAACGGCGGGTCAATCGCTATCGGTCATCCGTTCGGTATGACCGGCTCAAGGCTCGTCGGCACCATCGCCAATGAAATGTTGCGCCGCAAACATAAATGGGGCGTCGTCACCATGTGCATCGGCGGCGGACAAGGAGCAGCAGGTTTATTTGAAGCCTGTAATTAG
- a CDS encoding amidohydrolase family protein codes for MWIRKGDRDARKGVISPVPTQIVSNEEFIPRPQNERQKKVENLIGEMSEARAKKLGLSRRAFMSTSMGMATCFLAMNKVYGKVFEVEDVETWEDAANFEKWPKSEYFIIDVQSHFTNGLALGFRSMEFAKNMGFQNLKDDKESYSFRNFVKEMYFDSETSICVISGVPSMEKNKDESGKLLVGPARDKGVLPSWLMAQSKKKINELAGSQRALCQGNLAPNHYWDKTANKLDKAATLEQMEREVKLYGIDSWKWYCHFDPGKSGGGFQLDDDNAQWFIEQSRKMGVKLISTHKGFSYQSRTLGHLANPKDVEKAALRNPDFNFVVYHSALKHGPNEPNWKENNMYDPTTGDFEWHKILMDIKVRNPQINNINCEIGSFFNVLIIADPVMAMHGIGKNVKTYGSDHVIWGTDCLWWGSPQWAIDAFKRFQISDEMCEKFGYTKLTKQDKANILGLNAAKLYKVKLKAKRKALPTDTLDKLKAEYIERGGERSNAAYGWVRASD; via the coding sequence ATGTGGATAAGAAAAGGTGACAGAGATGCCAGGAAAGGGGTGATTTCGCCCGTTCCAACGCAAATCGTTTCAAACGAAGAGTTCATTCCCCGCCCCCAAAATGAACGACAGAAAAAGGTTGAAAATCTCATCGGTGAAATGTCCGAAGCGCGCGCCAAAAAACTGGGTTTATCGCGCCGCGCCTTCATGTCAACCTCGATGGGGATGGCGACCTGCTTTCTGGCGATGAATAAAGTTTATGGCAAGGTGTTCGAGGTCGAAGATGTCGAGACCTGGGAAGACGCTGCCAATTTCGAGAAATGGCCGAAGAGCGAATACTTTATCATTGATGTGCAATCGCATTTCACCAATGGTTTGGCTCTCGGTTTTCGCTCTATGGAATTCGCCAAAAATATGGGCTTCCAAAATCTCAAAGACGACAAAGAATCTTATAGCTTCAGAAACTTTGTCAAAGAGATGTATTTCGACAGCGAAACCTCAATTTGCGTCATCTCTGGTGTGCCCAGTATGGAAAAAAATAAGGATGAAAGCGGCAAGCTTCTAGTTGGCCCAGCCCGCGACAAAGGCGTATTACCAAGTTGGTTGATGGCGCAAAGCAAAAAGAAAATCAATGAACTCGCGGGTTCGCAACGCGCCTTGTGTCAAGGCAATCTCGCGCCCAATCACTATTGGGACAAGACCGCCAATAAGCTTGATAAAGCCGCGACCCTTGAACAGATGGAACGCGAAGTCAAACTTTATGGCATCGATTCGTGGAAATGGTATTGCCATTTCGATCCAGGTAAATCCGGTGGTGGATTCCAGTTGGATGATGACAATGCCCAGTGGTTTATCGAGCAATCTCGCAAAATGGGGGTCAAACTCATCAGCACCCACAAGGGCTTCTCGTATCAATCACGCACCCTTGGTCACCTTGCGAATCCCAAAGACGTGGAGAAAGCGGCGCTCAGAAATCCCGATTTCAATTTCGTGGTTTACCACTCGGCATTGAAACACGGACCTAATGAACCAAACTGGAAAGAGAACAATATGTATGACCCGACCACCGGCGATTTCGAGTGGCATAAAATTCTGATGGACATCAAGGTTCGCAATCCGCAAATCAATAACATCAATTGTGAAATCGGCAGCTTCTTCAATGTCCTGATCATTGCCGACCCGGTGATGGCAATGCATGGCATCGGCAAAAACGTTAAAACCTATGGCTCTGACCATGTCATATGGGGAACCGATTGTCTGTGGTGGGGTTCGCCGCAATGGGCAATTGATGCCTTCAAACGTTTCCAGATTAGCGACGAAATGTGCGAAAAATTTGGCTACACGAAACTCACCAAACAGGACAAAGCCAATATTTTGGGCTTGAATGCCGCCAAACTTTACAAAGTCAAACTCAAGGCAAAACGCAAAGCCTTGCCAACAGACACCCTCGACAAACTCAAAGCCGAGTATATCGAACGCGGCGGCGAACGCAGCAACGCCGCTTATGGTTGGGTGCGCGCCAGCGACTAA
- a CDS encoding multiheme c-type cytochrome, with translation MSPESFTYHLRVAILFTAIFVIGWASISHIVNAHQEQKLDPTAWGKNHAGEPVPDFVTGGECLFCHRNTIGATWQKNAHGVTIQQREDAPQWKDIFLGQLKLAPLAKEIEFYLGSRNHLRFLKKSGYGKFAILNTHATLDANDKVTNWTDAETPTWDKDKFANRCVGCHATGVDEKNKTFAQFGHDCYVCHGVVNLEHTNNTSLILLSKKSRTQPQVVTSICASCHLRGGTAKSTGLPYPNNFVPGDNLFQDYQVDFAKADDESLNAGDRHVYRNVRDVVIFGKTVTCLSCHSVHGNSATKHRLTPKTAICSDCHNTETSVYKPAKAYTVKSPLCEY, from the coding sequence ATGTCTCCAGAAAGTTTTACCTACCATCTGCGTGTCGCTATTTTGTTCACTGCAATTTTCGTTATCGGCTGGGCTTCGATAAGCCATATCGTAAACGCGCATCAGGAACAAAAACTCGACCCGACAGCCTGGGGTAAAAATCATGCAGGCGAGCCGGTTCCCGATTTCGTAACCGGCGGGGAATGTCTCTTCTGTCATCGCAATACGATTGGCGCAACCTGGCAGAAAAATGCCCACGGCGTGACCATTCAACAACGAGAAGACGCGCCACAGTGGAAGGATATTTTTCTGGGACAACTGAAACTCGCGCCGCTCGCCAAAGAGATTGAATTTTATTTAGGCAGTCGCAATCATTTGCGATTCTTGAAAAAATCGGGATACGGAAAATTTGCCATATTAAATACCCATGCAACACTTGACGCTAACGATAAGGTGACAAACTGGACAGATGCAGAAACTCCAACCTGGGATAAAGATAAATTCGCCAATCGTTGTGTCGGTTGTCATGCAACCGGAGTTGACGAAAAAAATAAAACCTTCGCGCAGTTTGGACATGATTGTTATGTTTGTCACGGCGTGGTCAATCTCGAACATACCAACAACACATCGTTGATTCTGTTATCGAAAAAAAGCAGAACGCAACCACAGGTGGTCACTTCGATTTGCGCTTCGTGCCATTTACGTGGAGGGACGGCGAAATCAACAGGGCTTCCCTACCCCAACAACTTTGTTCCCGGAGATAATCTCTTTCAGGATTATCAGGTCGATTTTGCCAAAGCCGATGATGAAAGTTTGAACGCCGGCGACCGGCACGTTTATCGTAATGTTCGCGATGTGGTGATATTTGGCAAAACCGTGACTTGTTTAAGCTGCCATTCGGTGCATGGCAATTCCGCGACCAAACACCGACTGACTCCGAAAACCGCGATTTGTTCCGATTGCCACAATACTGAAACCAGTGTTTATAAACCCGCGAAAGCCTACACGGTTAAAAGTCCGCTTTGTGAATATTGA
- a CDS encoding AAA family ATPase has product MVEGIKQFTTGMILGKFMPVHKGHQYLIEFALARVDHLTIIVGTLEAEPIPGHLRYEWVKELYPQARVCHLTDENPQYPNEHPDFWAIWKTSIRKFIPTGPDLVFTSEDYGEELARQLGARHLMCDLSRQAVPVSATKIRENPFANWEFIPEPVRPYFVKRVVIYGPESTGKTTLAEKLAGHFNTVWVPEFARDYLDKKGAWVEPEDFPQIAVGQLESEDKLARVANRVLICDTDLITTCIYSQHYMGQCANEIRALADERTYDLYLLLDIDVEWVDDWQRPEPDKREYFFNWFKQELENRGRRFVVISGNYQERFQKAVAAITSLFSDKDSNQHGIDKR; this is encoded by the coding sequence ATGGTTGAAGGCATAAAACAATTTACAACCGGGATGATTTTAGGAAAATTCATGCCGGTTCATAAAGGGCATCAATATCTGATTGAGTTTGCGCTTGCGCGAGTAGACCACCTGACCATCATAGTGGGGACATTGGAAGCCGAACCGATTCCCGGTCATTTGCGTTATGAGTGGGTCAAAGAGCTTTATCCGCAAGCCCGCGTCTGTCACCTGACGGATGAGAATCCGCAATACCCTAATGAGCATCCCGATTTCTGGGCAATCTGGAAAACCAGTATCCGAAAATTTATACCTACGGGGCCAGACCTGGTATTTACATCTGAAGATTACGGCGAAGAACTGGCGCGGCAACTTGGCGCGCGACATCTGATGTGCGATTTATCGCGCCAGGCGGTTCCGGTTTCGGCAACTAAAATTCGGGAAAACCCCTTTGCAAACTGGGAATTTATTCCTGAACCGGTTCGCCCTTATTTTGTCAAACGGGTGGTAATCTATGGTCCTGAATCAACAGGAAAAACCACCCTTGCAGAAAAGTTAGCCGGACATTTTAATACCGTCTGGGTTCCCGAATTTGCCCGCGATTATCTCGATAAAAAAGGCGCTTGGGTCGAACCGGAGGATTTCCCCCAAATTGCCGTGGGTCAGCTTGAGTCTGAAGATAAGCTGGCGAGGGTTGCTAACCGCGTCTTGATTTGTGATACCGATTTAATCACCACCTGTATTTACAGCCAGCATTATATGGGTCAGTGCGCTAATGAAATTCGCGCGCTAGCTGATGAACGCACATACGATTTATACCTGTTGTTGGATATTGATGTAGAATGGGTTGATGATTGGCAACGACCGGAACCCGATAAACGGGAATATTTTTTCAATTGGTTTAAACAGGAATTGGAAAATCGCGGTCGTCGTTTCGTGGTAATTTCGGGAAATTACCAGGAGCGATTTCAAAAAGCGGTTGCCGCCATTACCAGCCTGTTTTCCGATAAAGATTCAAATCAACACGGCATTGATAAAAGGTAA
- the pnuC gene encoding nicotinamide riboside transporter PnuC, giving the protein MMKIRSLNYWEVFAVVFSFISVVLTIKVHIGQWAFGIVGVVFYFIVFYRAKLYANMWLQVMFIALQIYGWYEWLRGGEGNSELPISHSPLTLNLVLLMVAIIGIIFMNLYFIKFTDNARPLADSAATVLSLIAQWMLAKKYIENWVVWVLVNLIVIFLGVKQKLYLTAGLYLLFLILAIIGYLEWLKA; this is encoded by the coding sequence ATGATGAAAATTCGCTCACTCAATTACTGGGAAGTTTTCGCTGTGGTTTTCAGTTTCATTTCGGTGGTGCTGACAATTAAAGTCCATATCGGACAATGGGCATTTGGCATTGTTGGCGTGGTCTTTTATTTCATCGTTTTTTACCGCGCGAAATTGTATGCCAATATGTGGTTACAGGTCATGTTTATCGCTTTGCAAATTTATGGTTGGTACGAATGGTTGCGAGGCGGTGAAGGGAATTCGGAGTTACCCATCTCGCATTCCCCGTTGACCTTGAATTTGGTTCTTTTGATGGTGGCAATTATCGGCATTATTTTTATGAATTTATATTTTATTAAATTTACCGATAATGCCAGACCACTGGCGGATTCAGCGGCGACCGTGCTGAGTTTGATTGCGCAATGGATGCTGGCTAAAAAATATATTGAAAACTGGGTGGTTTGGGTTCTGGTAAATTTGATCGTGATTTTTTTAGGCGTGAAACAGAAACTCTATTTAACCGCAGGGCTTTATCTGCTATTTCTAATTTTGGCAATTATCGGATACCTGGAATGGTTGAAGGCATAA